From the genome of bacterium, one region includes:
- the moaC gene encoding cyclic pyranopterin monophosphate synthase MoaC — translation MSTDRAARRPLTHLDRLGRARMVDVGDKPETVREAIARGAVVMAPATLRMITRGAARKGDVLAVAQIAAIAAAKRTWELIPLCHPIALSGIAVELTPDPRRSRVEITARVRTVGRTGAEMEALVAVAAAGLTIYDMLKAVERGMRIEHIRLARKSGGKSGTYIRREPAARRSRVGRRGR, via the coding sequence GTGTCCACTGACCGGGCCGCCCGGCGGCCGCTGACCCATCTGGACCGCCTGGGACGGGCGCGGATGGTCGATGTGGGCGACAAGCCGGAGACCGTTCGGGAGGCGATCGCCCGGGGCGCCGTGGTGATGGCACCCGCCACCCTCCGCATGATCACCCGCGGGGCGGCTCGTAAGGGCGATGTGCTCGCGGTCGCGCAGATCGCCGCGATCGCCGCCGCCAAGCGGACCTGGGAGCTGATCCCGCTCTGTCACCCGATTGCGCTGAGCGGGATCGCCGTCGAGCTGACCCCCGATCCGCGCCGCTCCCGGGTGGAGATCACGGCGCGGGTGCGGACGGTCGGGCGCACCGGCGCGGAGATGGAGGCACTCGTCGCCGTGGCCGCGGCCGGGTTGACCATCTACGATATGCTCAAGGCCGTCGAGCGCGGGATGCGCATCGAGCACATCCGGCTGGCGCGGAAGTCCGGGGGCAAATCCGGGACCTACATCCGCCGCGAACCGGCGGCTCGGCGCAGCCGGGTGGGGAGGCGCGGTCGATGA
- a CDS encoding MogA/MoaB family molybdenum cofactor biosynthesis protein, whose translation MTAEKRLSGVRCGIVTASERVSRGQGKNESGQYLAQALAAEGAEVIAHIVVPDDLEMIAKTLADMADTLQVDLVLTTGGSGVAPKDVTPEATLRVIERQVPGIPEAARVATVSAAPLAMLSRAVAGIRGRTLIVNLPGSPRGVREWLTVILPVLRHAVDLLREAQMEWGREHKP comes from the coding sequence ATGACCGCCGAGAAGCGGCTCAGCGGCGTGCGCTGCGGGATCGTCACGGCGAGCGAACGCGTCAGCCGCGGTCAGGGTAAGAACGAAAGCGGACAGTACCTCGCCCAGGCGCTGGCGGCCGAGGGAGCCGAGGTGATCGCCCACATCGTGGTGCCCGACGACCTTGAGATGATCGCCAAAACGCTGGCCGACATGGCCGATACGCTGCAGGTCGATCTCGTGCTGACCACCGGCGGCAGCGGCGTGGCGCCCAAGGACGTGACCCCCGAAGCCACCCTCAGGGTGATCGAGCGCCAGGTGCCCGGCATCCCCGAGGCGGCGCGCGTGGCGACCGTGTCCGCAGCGCCGCTGGCCATGCTCTCGCGGGCCGTCGCCGGGATCCGCGGCCGGACCCTGATTGTGAACCTCCCCGGCAGCCCGCGGGGCGTTCGCGAGTGGCTGACCGTGATTCTCCCGGTGCTTCGGCACGCGGTCGATCTGCTCCGGGAGGCCCAAATGGAATGGGGCCGGGAGCATAAGCCATAG
- a CDS encoding ABC-F family ATP-binding cassette domain-containing protein, with product MPLLLTADLTKSYGASPVLTGVSFALEPQEKVALVGRNGVGKTTLLRVVAGLEAPDGGARTVASGAVIGYLPQNPEVDETRSLWDEAAAPFAHVAATERRLAELEALLSAPEVHGDDARLSGALEEYGRLRDQFEARGGFTFEAEVRRTLSGLEFREEQFHQPLASMSGGQRSRAALARLLLTGPDLLLLDEPTNHLDLDGQEWLESFLKQYAGAMLLVSHDRFLLDAVTTRTLDLEDGRIEEYPGSYSYYVIERVARRARQQEAFERQQEEIDNLKAYIRRYHAGQKSRQAKSREKRLAKIQPVAAPRTHRTAAIHLEAPRRNPQVVLRLRGVTKRYGNLEVLGGVDLEVHRGEKIGLIGPNGAGKTTLLRIIARTEPPTAGHVEPAPGMRIGYFAQHSEDSLDLNQTVLGEVLGARPVTPAQVRSLLGRFLFSGEDVDKKVAQLSGGERRRVALAKLVLDRPDVLLLDEPTTHLDLTTLEALEGALRGFPGAILFVSHDRFFIDRLAGQLLVLGEGRVRSVPGPYHKYREGLAGAPTAGGRNLAPRPPAAPVADRRAGQTTPEVPGTAPHALPSAREAGQRSPRPSRRSVAAPRVAEPTAEEVIDQITALEREMGNLSRLMGDPELYRDAGRARETVQRYEEVTAALESLYAALEGGGGRADA from the coding sequence ATGCCGCTGCTCCTTACCGCTGATCTCACCAAGTCATACGGGGCCTCCCCGGTGCTGACCGGGGTCTCCTTCGCCCTGGAGCCGCAGGAGAAGGTCGCGTTGGTCGGCCGGAATGGGGTGGGCAAGACCACGCTGCTGCGCGTGGTGGCCGGGCTGGAGGCCCCCGACGGCGGCGCCCGCACCGTCGCCAGCGGCGCGGTGATCGGGTACCTGCCGCAAAATCCCGAGGTTGATGAAACGCGCTCGCTCTGGGACGAAGCGGCCGCGCCGTTCGCCCACGTCGCCGCGACCGAGCGGCGCCTGGCGGAATTGGAGGCGCTGCTCTCGGCGCCGGAGGTGCACGGGGACGACGCGCGCCTCTCGGGAGCGCTCGAGGAGTACGGACGCCTCCGCGATCAGTTTGAGGCGCGCGGTGGGTTTACGTTCGAGGCGGAGGTTCGGCGGACGTTGAGCGGGTTGGAGTTCCGCGAGGAACAGTTCCACCAGCCGCTCGCCTCGATGAGCGGCGGGCAGCGGTCCAGGGCGGCGCTCGCGCGCCTGCTGCTCACCGGGCCCGATCTGCTCCTCCTCGACGAGCCCACGAACCACCTTGATCTCGACGGCCAGGAATGGCTCGAGTCGTTTCTCAAGCAGTACGCGGGGGCGATGCTCCTCGTGAGCCACGACCGCTTCCTCCTCGACGCCGTGACGACGCGAACCTTGGATCTCGAGGACGGGCGGATCGAGGAGTACCCTGGGAGCTATTCGTACTACGTCATCGAGCGGGTCGCCCGCCGGGCCCGCCAGCAGGAAGCCTTCGAACGGCAGCAGGAAGAGATCGACAACTTGAAAGCGTACATCCGCCGGTATCATGCCGGCCAGAAGAGCCGGCAGGCCAAGTCGCGCGAGAAGCGGCTGGCGAAAATCCAGCCGGTGGCCGCGCCGAGGACCCATCGCACCGCGGCGATTCACCTTGAGGCCCCACGCCGCAACCCCCAGGTTGTGCTCCGGCTGCGCGGCGTTACCAAACGCTACGGGAACCTGGAGGTATTGGGGGGAGTGGATCTGGAGGTCCATCGGGGGGAGAAGATCGGGTTGATCGGGCCGAACGGGGCAGGGAAGACCACGCTCCTTCGGATCATCGCCCGCACTGAACCACCGACGGCCGGTCACGTCGAGCCGGCCCCGGGGATGCGCATCGGCTACTTCGCCCAGCACTCTGAGGATTCACTCGATCTGAACCAGACGGTGCTGGGGGAGGTGCTCGGCGCCCGCCCCGTGACGCCCGCCCAGGTCAGGTCGCTGCTCGGCCGGTTCCTGTTCTCGGGGGAGGACGTCGACAAAAAGGTGGCTCAGCTGAGCGGCGGGGAGCGACGGAGGGTGGCCCTGGCGAAACTCGTTCTGGATCGACCCGACGTCCTGCTCCTTGACGAGCCCACGACCCACCTCGACCTCACGACGCTGGAAGCTCTGGAGGGTGCGCTTCGAGGGTTTCCCGGGGCCATCTTGTTCGTCTCGCACGATCGGTTCTTCATCGACCGGCTGGCCGGCCAACTGCTGGTTCTGGGGGAGGGTCGTGTGCGGTCGGTACCGGGCCCCTACCATAAGTACCGGGAGGGATTGGCGGGGGCGCCGACCGCCGGGGGAAGGAATCTTGCCCCCAGGCCGCCTGCGGCTCCGGTCGCTGATCGCCGTGCCGGCCAAACGACCCCGGAGGTGCCCGGGACGGCACCCCATGCGTTGCCTTCGGCGAGGGAAGCGGGGCAGCGTTCTCCACGACCATCTCGGAGGTCCGTTGCGGCCCCGCGCGTGGCGGAGCCGACGGCGGAAGAGGTCATCGATCAGATTACCGCGTTGGAGCGGGAGATGGGCAACCTGAGCCGGCTGATGGGGGATCCGGAGCTCTACCGCGATGCCGGCCGCGCGCGTGAGACAGTCCAACGGTATGAAGAGGTGACCGCCGCGTTGGAATCTCTCTACGCCGCACTTGAAGGTGGTGGAGGGCGGGCGGATGCGTGA
- a CDS encoding fatty acid--CoA ligase yields MFVPLTPLDYKRRAVRNFGDKIGVVDEERRFTYREFGERVDRLAGALRSLGVSPGGRVAFIDYNTHHLLEAYYGVPQAGGVLTPINIRLAPEEIAYVLGHCGATVLCYHRDFQDLVDRVRGSLPSLRHAVIIEGEDPEAHQYETLLARATPDPGPEILQVDENAVCELFYTSGTTGRPKGVALTHRALALHALYFSVTMRMSDADRVLHVVPLFHVNGWGTPQSLTAVGGTHVMLRKITARDILRLIDRERITILLGVPTIYNTLINEPTIGTFDLTSLRRAVSGGAPASPSLIRAMEEKLGCLCVVGYGLTETSPLLSKALPKAHLGGGGEDDLRRRSTTGFEVIGVDMRVVDGDGREVPADGKSVGEIVTRSNVVMDGYFRDPEATAAVIRDGWFHTGDMAVVDAEGYTTIVDRKKDIIISGGENISSVEIEKALAAHPAVFECSVIAVPDERWGETPKALVVLKPGQRVAAEEIIAHCRRRLAGFKVPSSVEFRETLPKTGTGKITKHELREPYWRGYGKRVH; encoded by the coding sequence ATGTTCGTTCCCCTGACGCCGCTCGATTACAAGCGCAGGGCGGTGCGGAACTTCGGCGACAAGATCGGGGTCGTGGACGAGGAGCGCCGTTTCACCTACCGCGAGTTCGGCGAGCGGGTCGACCGGCTCGCGGGCGCGCTGCGCAGCCTCGGGGTGTCGCCCGGCGGCCGGGTGGCGTTCATCGACTACAACACCCACCATTTGCTTGAGGCCTACTACGGCGTGCCGCAGGCGGGCGGCGTCCTGACGCCGATCAACATCCGCCTCGCCCCCGAGGAGATCGCCTACGTCCTTGGCCACTGCGGGGCCACGGTGCTCTGCTACCACCGCGACTTCCAGGATCTCGTCGACCGCGTGCGGGGAAGTCTCCCATCGCTTCGCCACGCGGTCATCATCGAGGGGGAGGATCCGGAAGCGCACCAGTACGAGACGCTGCTCGCCCGGGCCACCCCCGATCCGGGACCGGAGATTCTGCAGGTGGACGAGAATGCCGTCTGCGAGCTGTTTTACACCAGCGGCACGACCGGGCGCCCCAAGGGCGTGGCGCTCACCCACCGCGCGCTGGCGCTCCACGCGCTGTATTTCAGCGTCACGATGCGGATGTCGGACGCCGACCGGGTCCTGCACGTCGTCCCGCTCTTTCACGTGAACGGCTGGGGGACTCCTCAATCCCTCACCGCGGTCGGCGGGACCCACGTCATGCTGCGCAAGATCACGGCCCGGGACATTCTGCGGCTCATCGATCGGGAGCGGATCACGATCCTGCTCGGGGTGCCCACGATCTACAACACGCTGATCAACGAGCCGACGATCGGGACGTTTGACCTGACCAGCCTGCGCCGGGCCGTCAGCGGCGGCGCACCGGCCTCCCCCAGCCTGATCCGGGCGATGGAGGAGAAGCTGGGGTGCCTCTGCGTCGTCGGCTACGGGCTGACCGAGACCTCGCCGCTCCTCTCGAAGGCGCTCCCCAAGGCGCACCTGGGGGGCGGGGGCGAGGACGACCTGCGGCGGCGCTCCACGACCGGGTTCGAGGTGATCGGGGTGGACATGCGGGTGGTGGACGGAGACGGACGCGAGGTGCCGGCCGACGGCAAGAGCGTGGGCGAGATCGTGACCCGAAGCAACGTCGTGATGGACGGGTATTTTCGGGACCCGGAGGCGACGGCGGCGGTGATCCGCGACGGATGGTTTCACACCGGCGACATGGCCGTCGTCGACGCCGAAGGCTACACGACGATTGTGGACCGCAAGAAGGACATCATCATCAGCGGGGGCGAGAACATCTCCTCGGTGGAGATCGAGAAGGCGCTCGCCGCCCACCCCGCGGTGTTCGAGTGTTCGGTGATCGCGGTGCCCGACGAACGGTGGGGGGAGACCCCGAAGGCCCTGGTCGTGCTCAAGCCGGGGCAGCGGGTGGCGGCGGAAGAGATCATCGCGCACTGCCGGCGCCGCCTGGCGGGTTTCAAGGTGCCGAGCTCGGTGGAGTTTCGGGAGACCCTCCCGAAGACCGGGACCGGGAAGATCACGAAGCACGAGCTGCGCGAACCGTACTGGCGCGGGTATGGGAAGCGTGTCCACTGA
- the glp gene encoding gephyrin-like molybdotransferase Glp, whose product MPEFLTVVTPADARARFARAYTPVPRGTERVSLRRAYRRVLAEDVVASEDLPEFDKSTVDGYAVRSADTAGVANGRPVRLAIVGEVQMGESPRFAVDSGRAARIPTGGMLPRGTDTVIMLEQVEPRGADAIEVGRRVAPGENVIRRAEDVRRGDVVLRRGTQLRPQDVGLLAGIGVVDVDAFLRPRVAVLATGDEIIPPERHPATGQVRDINTYTISALVEQEGGVPDVYEIIPDDRDRLLGAMRSACAAADLVLVSGGSSVGEKDSVAWAINTLGRPGVVVHGVSIKPGKPTILGLVGGTPILGLPGHPVSGMVIFDVFVRDLLRGLAGRTAERRFGRSVRARMDGRVPSAGGREDHVRVLLEERDGVLWAVPQLGKSGIMTTMTRADGLVVVPLGQGGVAAGAEVDVELFDP is encoded by the coding sequence ATGCCCGAGTTTCTCACCGTCGTCACGCCCGCAGACGCCCGCGCCCGTTTCGCCCGAGCCTATACGCCCGTCCCCCGGGGGACCGAGCGGGTGTCGCTGCGCCGCGCCTACCGCCGGGTCCTGGCCGAGGACGTGGTCGCCTCCGAAGATCTTCCCGAGTTCGACAAGTCCACGGTCGACGGGTACGCGGTCCGCTCCGCGGACACCGCGGGCGTCGCCAACGGGCGGCCGGTGCGCCTGGCGATCGTTGGCGAGGTGCAGATGGGCGAGTCGCCGAGGTTCGCCGTGGATTCGGGTCGGGCGGCCCGCATCCCAACCGGTGGGATGCTGCCGCGGGGGACCGATACCGTGATTATGCTGGAGCAGGTTGAACCCCGAGGCGCCGACGCGATCGAGGTCGGACGCCGGGTCGCCCCCGGCGAGAACGTCATCCGCCGGGCCGAGGACGTTCGGCGGGGAGACGTGGTGCTGCGCCGGGGCACCCAGCTCCGCCCGCAGGATGTCGGCCTGCTCGCGGGGATCGGGGTCGTCGACGTCGATGCCTTCCTCCGTCCCCGGGTGGCGGTGCTCGCCACCGGCGACGAGATCATCCCCCCCGAACGCCATCCTGCCACCGGCCAGGTCCGCGACATCAATACATACACGATCTCGGCCCTCGTCGAGCAGGAGGGGGGGGTACCCGATGTGTACGAGATCATCCCCGACGACCGGGATCGGCTGCTTGGGGCGATGCGGTCGGCGTGCGCGGCGGCCGACCTCGTCTTGGTCAGCGGGGGGAGCTCGGTCGGGGAAAAGGACTCCGTCGCTTGGGCGATCAACACGCTGGGACGGCCGGGCGTCGTGGTGCACGGGGTCAGCATCAAGCCCGGGAAGCCGACGATCCTCGGCCTCGTCGGCGGCACGCCGATCCTCGGGCTGCCCGGCCACCCCGTGAGCGGGATGGTGATCTTTGATGTGTTCGTCCGCGATCTGCTGCGCGGGCTCGCCGGCCGGACCGCGGAACGACGTTTCGGCCGGAGCGTCCGCGCCCGGATGGACGGGCGCGTTCCCTCCGCCGGGGGTCGGGAGGACCACGTGCGGGTGTTGCTCGAGGAGCGCGACGGGGTGTTGTGGGCCGTGCCGCAGCTCGGGAAATCCGGGATCATGACGACGATGACCCGGGCCGACGGCCTGGTGGTCGTCCCTCTCGGGCAGGGGGGGGTGGCCGCGGGGGCCGAGGTCGACGTCGAGTTGTTCGATCCGTAA